GCGCATCGTCATGGCGGCCTATGTCATCTGCGGCGTGCTGACGGCGCTGTCGGCGATCTATTTCGCCATGTACACGCGCTCGATCTCGCCGGCCAGCCACGGCCAGTTCTACGAGCTTTACGCCATCGCCGCGGCGGTGCTTGGCGGCTTCTCGTTGCGTGGCGGCGAGGGCTCGCTGATCGGCGTCCTCCTCGGCACCGTGCTGCTGCAGGAGTTGCAGAACCTCGTCAACCTGCTCGGCATTCCGTCCTCCCTCAACTTCGCGGTGATGGGTGGCGTTATCCTCATCGGCGTGCTCGTCGACCAGCAATGGGGCGTGTTCCGGGCCCGGCGGCGCATGATCGACGCCAGCCGCAAGACCATGGCTGGCGCGGCCGCTGAGTAACATCCCTGCCACTCTGCGCCGCGCTTGCCCGCACCTTGCGCGGCTGAGCCCGTCAGGCTTCAGCCGCGTGCCTGTCGGAGTTACCGGTTGGTCGCGCTTGCGGCGCGGCGAACGCTTTGCAACAGGATGGCGAGACAGCCGACCAGCAGCAACGCGCCGCCGAGCAACGGCGGCAGTGCCAGCAGCTTCACCGCCGCAAGCACGGCGGCCACCAGCACCAGCGCCAGCAGCGCCAGATTGCCGTCATCGACGAACATGCCGAAGAATTCCTTGGCGATAAGACGAATGACGTTCATCGGACGAGCCCTCCAGCGGCTGCGGGGTGGGTACTGCGCAACCAGCGCACCATGGCAAAAGAAGCCAGCGCGACGACGGCGAAGATGGCGAGCAGGGCGAGATCGGCGCCTGGCCAGTCGGCGCCGATGCCTTCGCCGGTCCAGAAGATGCCGAAGCTGGTCAGCATCAGACCGACCACGAATTTGAGCGCATTCTCCGGAACGCGCGCCAGCGGCCGGTGGACGGCAAGGCCGACAAGCATTACCAGGATGAAGGCCGCCAGCGCACCCAGGCTGGCGTAGAGCGTCTGCCCGTGCGCGGCGCCGACGGCGATGACGATGAACACCACTTCGACGCCTTCGAGCAGCACCGCCTTGAACGACGCCAGCCCGGCGAGGTAGTCGGCGCGGCGGTCATTGGCCTGCCGGTTCAGGGCGGCGGTTTCCTTGGCGAAGGCCGCTTCCTCGTCATGCAGGGCGATGACGCCGACGCTGCGCAGGATGGCCTTTCGCAGCCAACGCATGCCGAACAGGATCAGCAGCACCCCGACAACGAATTGCAGCGTGGTGATCGGCACCAGCGCCAGCAGCGGGCCGAACGCCAGCACCAGGGCCGCCAACACCGCCAGTGCCAGGGCGGCACCCGTCAGTGCCGGGCGCCAACTGCGTGTCACCCCGACCGCGAGCACGATGGTGAAGGCTTCGACGACCTCGACCAAGGAGGCGAGAAATGCCGCCGTGACCGTCGAGAGAATGGGTGTCAGTGTCTGCATGAAGGCGCCCTGTGTCTTCGTTTGATCATGAACTTTTGAAAGGCCGTTTCCACATTCGGCGTCGTGGTTAGCATCACTATGCGGTCAGCACCACACAACGCTCCGGCGGCAGCGAAAAAGCAAGCGAAGCGCCAACCGGCGGCGCTTCGGGCCAATCGAGCCGCACGCGGTGGGGGCCGAGGTCGACCGCCAGCCGCCAGCATCGGCCCTGGAAGGCGCTCGACAGAACCTTGCCCTGCAGACGGTTGTCCGGATAGGCGTCGGCCGGGCGTGCGTCTTCGGGACGGATGACGAGCATGCCGACGCCAGGGCGTGCGCCCGGCGTGCGCACGGTTTCGGCGTCGCTCTCGGCGATCTTGAAGCGTTCGTCACGGACCTGTCCGCGAACGATCGAAAAGCCGCCGATGAAGCTGGCCACGAAGGAATCGGCGGGTGCCTCGTAGATCGCACGTGGTGTGTCGAACTGGACGATCTCGCCTGCCCGCATGATGGCGATACGGTCGGAGACCGCCATCGCCTCTGCCTGGTCATGCGTCACATAGACGACGGTGATGGCCTCGCGGCGCACCAGTTCCATCATCTCGATGCGCATATCCTCGCGCAGCGCCGCGTCGAGATTGCTCAGCGGCTCGTCGAAAAGCATCAGCGCCGGACGCGCCGCAAGGCAACGCGCGATGGCGACACGCTGCTGCTGGCCGCCGGACAATTCGGTCGGATAACGATCCCTGTAGGGAGCAAGGCGGGTGACATCGAGCGCGTGGGCGAGCCGCTGGGCGATGTCGCCATCCGAAAGCCACTGTGAGCGCAGCCCGAAGGACAGATTGTTGGCGACCGTCATGTGCGGCCACAGCGCGTAGTCCTGGAAGACCATGCCGATCCGCCGCTTTTCAGCCGGTATCACCGAATTCTCGCTCCACACGACACGCCCGTCCAGCGTGATCGATCCTCTTTCGGGCTCGACCAGCCCGGCGATTATGCGCAGGAGCGTGGTCTTGCCGGAGCCGCTGGCGCCAAGAAGCGACACCACTTCGCCGGCATCGATCTTGAGATTGAGGTCGCTCAGGACCGGACGTCCACCGAGCGACTTGCAGATGCCGGCACAATGCAGGGAGGCGGTCATGACAAGGTTCCCGTTCTCGCGGCTTGACCGCTGCCCACGCCGGTATAGCCCACACTTCGACGCGGTTTGACGAACCGCCGAAGCGGGTACCAGACCAGCGCGGCACCGATGCCGGCGGCCGCCATGGCGACCAGCGCGATCGCCGATGCCAGCCCATCACGATCGTGGCTGAACAGTTTCAGGATGAGCGTCGGCGCCGGCGGCCCGCTCTGCGGAATGAGCATCTGCGAGATCGGCAGCTCGAAAACGGTGCGGATGAACGTCAGCAGAAAGGCCGTGACCACGCTCAGCAGCACCAGCGGCAAGGTGATCGCCAGCAATCGCCGGATTGTGCCCACGCCATGCAGGCGCGCCGCGTCCGTCAGGCTCGGCGCCAACTGGCCGATCGCCGAAAGGATCACCACCAGACAGTAGGGAAGTGCTGCCGCGACATAGCCCATGACCAGCAGCGAGCCATCGCCATAGTGGGGGAATGGCCAGTCGCGGAAACCCGGCAGGCGATTCCAGACCAGGATGTAACCGAAGCCGA
The genomic region above belongs to Mesorhizobium sp. B4-1-4 and contains:
- a CDS encoding COG4280 domain-containing protein — translated: MQTLTPILSTVTAAFLASLVEVVEAFTIVLAVGVTRSWRPALTGAALALAVLAALVLAFGPLLALVPITTLQFVVGVLLILFGMRWLRKAILRSVGVIALHDEEAAFAKETAALNRQANDRRADYLAGLASFKAVLLEGVEVVFIVIAVGAAHGQTLYASLGALAAFILVMLVGLAVHRPLARVPENALKFVVGLMLTSFGIFWTGEGIGADWPGADLALLAIFAVVALASFAMVRWLRSTHPAAAGGLVR
- a CDS encoding ABC transporter ATP-binding protein; its protein translation is MTASLHCAGICKSLGGRPVLSDLNLKIDAGEVVSLLGASGSGKTTLLRIIAGLVEPERGSITLDGRVVWSENSVIPAEKRRIGMVFQDYALWPHMTVANNLSFGLRSQWLSDGDIAQRLAHALDVTRLAPYRDRYPTELSGGQQQRVAIARCLAARPALMLFDEPLSNLDAALREDMRIEMMELVRREAITVVYVTHDQAEAMAVSDRIAIMRAGEIVQFDTPRAIYEAPADSFVASFIGGFSIVRGQVRDERFKIAESDAETVRTPGARPGVGMLVIRPEDARPADAYPDNRLQGKVLSSAFQGRCWRLAVDLGPHRVRLDWPEAPPVGASLAFSLPPERCVVLTA